In Sporichthya polymorpha DSM 43042, a genomic segment contains:
- a CDS encoding (2Fe-2S)-binding protein: METAVARHSFVLNGKKVSVDIENNVRMLWVLRDVLGVTGPKYGCGIRVCQACTSHLNGKHFNPCSVPVSDIKSSDRITTIEGLAKTAKGKLHPVQEAWIKFDVAQCGYCQPGQIMAATALINRVKKSGRKISEADLDTLRNVCRCGTYPRIREAVKHAAARM; this comes from the coding sequence ATGGAGACTGCGGTGGCCCGACACTCGTTCGTGCTCAACGGCAAGAAGGTCAGCGTCGACATCGAGAACAACGTCCGCATGCTGTGGGTGCTGCGTGACGTGCTCGGCGTCACCGGCCCGAAGTACGGCTGCGGCATCCGTGTCTGCCAGGCCTGTACCTCGCACCTGAACGGCAAGCACTTCAACCCGTGCTCGGTGCCCGTGTCGGACATCAAGTCCTCCGACCGGATCACCACGATCGAGGGTCTGGCCAAGACGGCCAAGGGCAAGCTGCACCCGGTCCAGGAAGCCTGGATCAAGTTCGACGTCGCCCAGTGCGGTTACTGCCAGCCCGGCCAGATCATGGCCGCGACGGCGCTGATCAACCGCGTGAAGAAGTCCGGCCGCAAGATCTCCGAGGCCGACCTCGACACGCTGCGCAACGTCTGCCGCTGCGGCACCTACCCCCGCATCCGCGAGGCCGTGAAGCACGCCGCCGCCCGCATGTGA
- a CDS encoding acyl-CoA dehydrogenase family protein has product MRNPLDEVNRPVYDSDHRLFRDSVRTFLKRSVLPFDEEWESKGIIDRSFYTAAGDAGLLLFGTPTEFGGAGTDDFRLNAILGEEAARAGMSSAGLSLALQNDVVGAYMLELTNPEQRQRWLPGLTSGELIGAIAMSEPGTGSDLAGITTRARREGDHYVLDGAKTFISSGQNADLVIVVARTGDHPHRGLSLLVVERGTPGFERGRNLDKIGLHGQDTSELFFSEARVPVANLLGQEGEAFSYLVQNLPQERLSLACTALGAAAGVLSSTYDYVTNRKAFGQKIGSFQNSRFTFAELVTELTIARTFLDDCVRLHVARELSAEQAAMAKYWVTELQVRTADRCLQLHGGYGYMREYPVSRAFVDARVQTIYGGTNEIMREIIGRSLGL; this is encoded by the coding sequence ATGCGCAACCCGCTCGACGAGGTGAACCGGCCGGTCTACGACTCCGACCACCGGCTGTTCCGCGACAGCGTCCGGACCTTCCTCAAGCGCTCCGTCCTCCCCTTCGACGAGGAGTGGGAGAGCAAGGGCATCATCGACCGGTCGTTCTACACGGCGGCCGGCGACGCCGGGCTGCTGCTGTTCGGGACGCCGACCGAGTTCGGCGGCGCCGGGACGGACGACTTCCGCCTCAACGCGATCCTGGGTGAGGAGGCCGCGCGCGCCGGGATGTCGAGCGCGGGCCTGAGCCTCGCGCTGCAGAACGACGTCGTCGGCGCGTACATGCTCGAGCTGACGAACCCCGAGCAGCGGCAGCGCTGGCTGCCGGGCCTGACGTCGGGTGAGCTGATCGGCGCGATCGCGATGTCGGAGCCGGGGACCGGCAGCGACCTCGCCGGCATCACGACCCGCGCCCGCCGCGAGGGTGACCATTACGTCCTCGACGGCGCCAAGACCTTCATCTCCAGCGGGCAGAACGCGGACCTGGTGATCGTGGTGGCCCGCACGGGTGACCATCCGCACCGCGGGCTCTCGCTGCTGGTCGTCGAGCGCGGGACGCCGGGCTTCGAGCGCGGCCGCAACCTCGACAAGATCGGCCTGCACGGCCAGGACACCAGCGAGCTGTTCTTCTCCGAGGCCCGGGTGCCGGTCGCGAACCTCCTGGGCCAGGAGGGGGAGGCCTTCTCCTACCTGGTGCAGAACCTGCCGCAGGAGCGGCTGTCGCTGGCCTGCACCGCGCTCGGCGCGGCCGCGGGCGTGCTGTCGTCCACCTACGACTACGTCACCAACCGCAAGGCGTTCGGACAGAAGATCGGCAGCTTCCAGAACAGCCGGTTCACCTTCGCCGAGCTCGTCACCGAGCTGACGATCGCCCGCACGTTCCTCGACGACTGCGTCCGGCTGCACGTGGCCCGCGAGCTGTCGGCGGAGCAGGCGGCGATGGCGAAGTACTGGGTGACGGAGCTTCAGGTCCGGACCGCGGATCGTTGCCTGCAGCTGCACGGCGGTTACGGGTACATGCGCGAGTACCCGGTCAGCCGCGCGTTCGTCGACGCTCGTGTCCAGACGATCTACGGCGGGACGAACGAGATCATGCGCGAGATCATCGGCCGTTCGCTGGGCCTGTGA
- a CDS encoding TetR/AcrR family transcriptional regulator yields the protein MVQTTRSPSARVQRRQQRTRAELTRAAARIIATKGVDGLRLREVTDEADVGFGSFYNYFSSKEELVEAVVSDLAGAAAAALGAQLAGYADPAEAVCVAHRWLVRAAVEDPVGARLLVQLDHADVRLQERLLPLGVALMETGMTSGRFRPTDSPATTVSYLVGATLALMRAVLEGRVGPEAESQTGVVMLQALGLDAADAHEIAYRDLPSAALVDLSERTLSN from the coding sequence GTGGTGCAGACGACCCGGAGCCCGTCGGCGCGCGTGCAGCGTCGGCAGCAACGCACCCGCGCCGAGCTGACGCGGGCGGCTGCGCGCATCATCGCCACCAAGGGGGTCGACGGGCTGCGGCTGCGCGAGGTCACCGACGAGGCCGACGTCGGTTTCGGCTCGTTCTACAACTACTTCTCCTCGAAGGAGGAGCTGGTCGAGGCGGTGGTTTCCGACCTCGCCGGCGCCGCGGCCGCCGCGCTCGGCGCGCAGCTGGCGGGCTACGCCGACCCCGCTGAAGCAGTGTGCGTCGCGCACCGGTGGCTCGTCCGCGCGGCGGTCGAGGATCCGGTCGGGGCCCGCCTGCTCGTCCAGCTCGACCACGCGGACGTCCGCCTCCAGGAGCGCCTCCTCCCCCTGGGCGTCGCGCTCATGGAGACAGGGATGACGTCGGGGCGCTTCCGGCCCACGGACTCGCCGGCCACCACCGTGAGCTACCTCGTGGGTGCGACACTGGCCCTGATGCGTGCGGTGCTGGAGGGACGCGTGGGGCCGGAGGCCGAGTCGCAGACCGGCGTCGTCATGCTCCAGGCGCTCGGGCTCGACGCCGCGGACGCCCACGAAATCGCGTACCGCGACCTGCCGAGTGCCGCACTGGTGGACCTTAGCGAGCGAACGCTGTCCAACTGA
- a CDS encoding ABC transporter ATP-binding protein, producing MLVLRDLTAGYGATTVLRKVNLIVPPGSVVALLGPNGAGKTTLLRAASGLLTPKSGSVLIDGHDVTGADPDRLMRRGVCHIPEGRGVFRSLTVRENLVTFSRPGAEEKAISSAVEAFPRLGERINQVAGTMSGGEQQMLALARAYVQKPRFVLLDEVSMGLAPKIVDEVFSFLALLANRGAALLLVEQYVARALDVADYVYLLNKGEVAFAGEPDELDADALAEQYVGSAAH from the coding sequence ATGCTGGTCCTGCGTGACCTGACCGCCGGGTACGGCGCGACCACGGTGCTGCGCAAGGTGAACCTGATCGTCCCGCCGGGGTCGGTCGTCGCCCTGCTCGGACCGAACGGGGCCGGGAAGACGACGCTGCTCCGCGCCGCGAGCGGTCTGCTGACCCCGAAGTCGGGCTCGGTGCTGATCGACGGGCACGACGTCACCGGCGCCGACCCGGACCGTCTGATGCGCCGCGGGGTCTGCCACATCCCCGAGGGCCGCGGGGTCTTCCGCAGCCTGACGGTGCGGGAGAACCTCGTGACGTTCAGCCGGCCGGGGGCGGAGGAGAAGGCGATCTCCTCCGCCGTCGAGGCCTTCCCGCGTCTCGGCGAGCGCATCAACCAGGTCGCCGGGACCATGAGCGGTGGCGAGCAGCAGATGCTCGCCCTCGCCCGCGCCTACGTCCAGAAGCCCCGCTTCGTCCTGCTCGACGAGGTCAGCATGGGCCTGGCCCCGAAGATCGTCGACGAGGTCTTCTCCTTCCTCGCGCTGCTGGCGAACCGCGGCGCCGCCCTCCTGCTCGTCGAGCAGTACGTCGCCCGCGCCCTCGACGTCGCCGACTACGTCTACCTGCTCAACAAGGGCGAGGTCGCCTTCGCCGGCGAACCCGACGAACTCGACGCCGATGCCCTCGCCGAGCAGTACGTCGGCTCCGCCGCCCACTGA
- a CDS encoding acyl-CoA synthetase: MTGPFYPGAYVAETPDKPAVVMAGSGEQLTFGQLDATAHGIALALRELGLQPQDHVTVWMENRLEFLQVSWGTHYAGLNYTFLSTRLTPDEAAYIVSDSGARVLIVSAGLDAERVAQTRDLVGGDLKVVVVGGEHNGWPALADLAAKHAGERLVDPLEGSDLTYSSGTTGRPKGVLRPFTGQPLGTTLVPGRMGKAFLGMGPDTVYLSPAPMYHTAPLRWCMDVIGLGGTVVVMEKFDAEAVLSSVEKYQVTHAQFVPTMFTRLLRLPDDVRSRYDLSSLKAAVHAAAPCPRPVKAAMLDWWGPIVHEYYGGTEGAGLCWVTPQEWLTRPGTVGRAVLGRVEIVGPEGEVLGPNEDGLVYFAEGNTFRYHNDPDKTAQAVRSDGASTMGDIGHLDEDGYLFLTDRASNMIITGGVNVYPQEAENLLATHPKVADVAVIGVPNPDFGEEVKAVVQLAPDAEPSAEVAQELIAFCRASLADVKCPRSVDFRPELPREPTGKLLKRLIRDEYWAGADARI; the protein is encoded by the coding sequence ATGACAGGCCCGTTCTACCCCGGTGCGTACGTCGCCGAGACCCCGGACAAGCCGGCGGTCGTGATGGCCGGTTCGGGGGAGCAGCTGACGTTCGGTCAGCTCGACGCGACCGCGCACGGGATCGCGCTGGCGCTGCGTGAGCTGGGCCTGCAGCCGCAGGACCACGTCACGGTCTGGATGGAGAACCGGCTCGAATTTCTCCAGGTGTCGTGGGGCACCCACTACGCCGGGCTGAACTACACGTTCCTGTCGACGCGGCTGACCCCGGACGAGGCGGCGTACATCGTCTCCGACTCCGGGGCGCGGGTCCTGATCGTCTCGGCGGGTCTCGACGCCGAGCGCGTCGCGCAGACCCGCGACCTGGTCGGCGGCGACCTGAAGGTCGTGGTCGTCGGTGGGGAGCACAACGGGTGGCCGGCGCTGGCGGACCTCGCGGCCAAGCACGCGGGGGAGCGCCTGGTCGACCCGCTCGAGGGCAGCGACCTGACGTACTCGTCCGGGACGACGGGGCGGCCGAAGGGCGTGCTGCGTCCGTTCACCGGGCAACCGCTGGGGACGACGCTCGTGCCGGGTCGGATGGGTAAGGCGTTCCTCGGGATGGGCCCGGACACCGTCTACCTCTCACCGGCGCCGATGTACCACACGGCCCCGCTGCGCTGGTGCATGGACGTGATCGGTCTCGGCGGCACGGTCGTCGTCATGGAGAAGTTCGACGCCGAGGCTGTGCTCTCCTCGGTCGAGAAGTACCAGGTGACGCACGCTCAGTTCGTGCCGACCATGTTCACCCGGCTGCTGCGCCTGCCGGACGACGTGCGCTCGCGCTACGACCTGTCCAGCCTGAAGGCGGCCGTCCACGCCGCGGCGCCGTGCCCCCGGCCGGTCAAGGCGGCGATGCTCGACTGGTGGGGCCCGATCGTCCACGAGTACTACGGCGGGACCGAGGGTGCGGGCCTGTGCTGGGTCACCCCGCAGGAGTGGCTGACCCGCCCGGGCACCGTCGGTCGCGCGGTGCTCGGCCGGGTCGAGATCGTCGGGCCCGAGGGTGAGGTGCTCGGGCCGAACGAGGACGGCCTGGTGTACTTCGCCGAGGGGAACACGTTCCGGTACCACAACGACCCGGACAAGACCGCCCAGGCGGTGCGGTCCGACGGCGCCTCGACGATGGGCGACATCGGTCATCTGGACGAGGACGGCTACCTGTTCCTGACCGACCGGGCGTCGAACATGATCATCACCGGCGGGGTCAACGTGTATCCGCAGGAGGCGGAGAACCTGCTCGCCACGCACCCGAAGGTCGCCGACGTCGCGGTCATCGGCGTCCCGAACCCGGACTTCGGCGAGGAGGTCAAGGCCGTCGTGCAGCTCGCGCCGGACGCCGAGCCGTCGGCGGAGGTGGCGCAGGAGCTGATCGCCTTCTGTCGCGCCTCGCTCGCCGACGTCAAGTGCCCACGCAGCGTCGACTTCCGTCCGGAGCTCCCGCGCGAGCCCACGGGCAAGCTGCTCAAGCGCTTGATCCGCGACGAGTACTGGGCCGGCGCGGACGCCCGGATCTGA
- a CDS encoding nuclear transport factor 2 family protein, protein MTVTTPGAGAVPEELTDAAFLADFADRWLAAWNSHDTERVLELLSDDIRWDDRTFWPEVIAGKEGVRAYSEKIWEAMPDVQFAEIERFFAPDARRGIVLFRQTGSGPAKLNPERTFDAHGCDIFLEFHGDQLGSYLSAYDIVPMLQQLGGLPPREGKLGGAYLMSLARGARSGA, encoded by the coding sequence ATGACCGTGACCACGCCGGGCGCCGGCGCAGTGCCCGAGGAGCTGACCGACGCCGCCTTCCTCGCCGACTTCGCGGACCGCTGGCTCGCCGCCTGGAACTCCCACGACACCGAGCGGGTGCTCGAGCTGCTCTCCGACGACATCCGCTGGGACGACCGCACCTTCTGGCCCGAGGTCATTGCGGGCAAGGAGGGCGTGCGCGCGTACTCGGAGAAGATCTGGGAGGCGATGCCCGACGTGCAGTTCGCCGAGATCGAGCGCTTCTTCGCCCCCGACGCCCGCCGCGGCATCGTGCTGTTCCGCCAGACCGGCTCCGGCCCGGCGAAGCTGAACCCGGAGCGCACCTTCGACGCCCACGGGTGCGACATCTTCCTCGAGTTCCACGGCGATCAGCTCGGCTCGTACCTGTCCGCGTACGACATCGTCCCGATGCTGCAGCAGCTCGGCGGCCTCCCGCCGCGCGAGGGCAAGCTCGGCGGCGCGTACTTGATGAGCCTCGCCCGGGGCGCCAGGAGTGGTGCCTGA
- a CDS encoding ABC transporter permease subunit: MSEYIPFLVFGVTTGAIYGLSAMGLVLTYKTSGLFNFGHGTLSALAAYLFYSAHDQAGMPSWLAAVLAVGVFGVLGGLVFERFAAALAGVSITYRIVGTVALLVGLRALIALIWGGASRDFSSFLPQEEMFTVSGVGVTAQQVIIVAFGTAAAVGLFLFFRLTRLGVAMRAVVDDPSLLAMAGSRPARVRRAAWIIGTTFTAASGVLFAEVQRQVQVDVLTLLIVQAFGAAAIARFSSLPLAFVGGIAVGIVQKLVSKEAGTTTWLQGLDLNVPFLVLLAILIFARKGSLAEIGRDVKARAIGPSRFTPTQQGIGYGVGVVALALLPAFVGTRLPLWNTALALVCLFLSLSLLVRLSGQISLCQFGFAAIGAAGFGRMLEQGLPWGFALVVSALITGAVGALIAIPAIRLSGLYLGLATLGFGIMLDQFFYTKDFMFGLSQQLATPRPSGFTSDKEYFYLLLAFAVAGSILVLLVERSRLGRLLRALADAPIALSTLGADLRITLVIIFTMSASLAGISGALFAGLFGRVGGFSFPAIQSLLVLAVLFVAGARLIIPAFLAPVLLFVLPGYIENPDAFLVLQIGFGVIAFAVAALSSTDIGARVAAVTDTDRKVGPTDRRFNTPAGEGQRRQPALASH, encoded by the coding sequence GTGAGTGAGTACATCCCGTTCCTGGTCTTCGGCGTCACGACCGGCGCGATCTACGGCCTGTCGGCGATGGGTCTGGTGCTCACGTACAAGACCTCGGGTCTGTTCAACTTCGGCCACGGCACGCTGTCCGCGCTGGCGGCGTACCTGTTCTACTCGGCGCACGACCAGGCGGGCATGCCGTCGTGGCTGGCGGCGGTGCTCGCTGTCGGGGTCTTCGGTGTGCTCGGTGGTCTGGTCTTCGAGCGGTTCGCCGCTGCGCTGGCCGGGGTCTCGATCACGTACCGGATCGTCGGCACGGTGGCGCTGCTCGTGGGTCTGCGGGCGTTGATCGCGCTGATCTGGGGTGGCGCGTCGCGGGATTTCTCCTCGTTCCTGCCGCAGGAGGAGATGTTCACGGTTTCCGGTGTCGGGGTCACCGCGCAGCAGGTGATCATCGTGGCTTTCGGCACCGCGGCCGCGGTGGGGTTGTTCCTGTTCTTCCGCCTGACCCGGCTCGGTGTGGCCATGCGCGCGGTCGTGGACGATCCGAGCCTGCTCGCGATGGCGGGCAGCCGGCCGGCGCGGGTGCGGCGGGCGGCGTGGATCATCGGCACGACTTTCACCGCCGCCTCGGGGGTGCTGTTCGCCGAGGTGCAGCGGCAGGTGCAGGTCGACGTCCTGACGCTGCTCATCGTGCAGGCCTTCGGCGCCGCCGCCATCGCGCGGTTCTCGTCCCTGCCGCTGGCCTTCGTCGGTGGTATCGCCGTCGGCATCGTGCAGAAGCTGGTCTCGAAGGAGGCCGGCACGACGACCTGGCTGCAGGGCCTGGACCTGAACGTGCCGTTCCTGGTCCTGCTGGCAATCCTGATCTTCGCCCGGAAGGGGAGCCTGGCCGAGATCGGCCGGGACGTGAAGGCCCGCGCGATCGGCCCGAGCCGCTTCACCCCGACCCAGCAGGGGATCGGGTACGGCGTCGGTGTCGTCGCGCTCGCGCTGCTGCCCGCGTTCGTGGGGACCCGCCTGCCGCTGTGGAACACCGCGCTGGCGCTGGTGTGCCTGTTCCTCTCGCTCAGCCTGCTGGTGCGCCTGTCGGGTCAGATCTCGTTGTGCCAGTTCGGCTTCGCGGCCATCGGCGCGGCGGGTTTCGGCCGGATGCTGGAGCAGGGGCTGCCGTGGGGTTTCGCGCTGGTGGTGTCCGCGCTCATCACCGGCGCGGTCGGGGCGCTGATCGCGATCCCGGCGATCCGCCTGTCCGGGCTCTACCTCGGCCTGGCGACGCTCGGCTTCGGCATCATGCTCGACCAGTTCTTCTACACGAAGGACTTCATGTTCGGGCTCTCGCAGCAGCTGGCGACACCGCGCCCGTCCGGGTTCACCTCGGACAAGGAGTACTTCTACCTGCTGCTGGCGTTCGCGGTGGCGGGCTCGATCCTCGTCCTGCTCGTCGAGCGGAGCCGGTTGGGCCGTCTGCTGCGGGCGCTCGCCGATGCCCCGATCGCGCTGAGCACGCTCGGGGCCGACCTGCGCATCACGCTGGTCATCATCTTCACGATGTCGGCGTCGCTGGCCGGGATCAGCGGTGCGCTGTTCGCCGGGCTGTTCGGCCGCGTCGGTGGGTTCAGCTTCCCCGCGATCCAGTCGCTGCTGGTGCTGGCCGTGCTGTTCGTGGCCGGTGCCCGCCTGATCATCCCGGCCTTCCTCGCCCCGGTGCTGCTGTTCGTCCTGCCGGGTTACATCGAGAATCCCGACGCGTTCCTGGTTCTGCAGATCGGGTTCGGCGTCATCGCGTTCGCGGTCGCGGCGCTCTCGTCCACCGACATCGGGGCCCGCGTCGCCGCCGTCACCGACACCGACCGGAAGGTCGGGCCCACCGACCGCCGGTTCAACACCCCCGCGGGTGAGGGGCAACGCCGCCAGCCCGCCCTCGCCTCGCACTGA
- a CDS encoding ABC transporter substrate-binding protein: MTTARRTTRRRLARAGAATLLAGAVVLTSGCGTRTPIAEIVAAEGRAPATTGVEGGVPTDPGAVAAPGAVDPGVPDPGATTDTGTAPGGTAPGAGTATTAPGAKPAAGAGAKPAAAAGGGATTQSQTCTKVLEPIRIGQVGGWTGIVGNILSPTRLAMQVWVKDINARGGIACHPVQLFQADDGSDPSRSSAAVQDLVQNKKVVALVGSQAPVSISGFAAKVNQLKIPAVGGDLINFEWNRTPYMFPQGGDLDGDVLGAIKVQADRGFKKVATIYCVEAKPCTDAVGVIDRGKDKIGIQEVYKTQVSITSTDYSAQCQAAKNAGADQLLLAIDASAISRLVRSCKALNYTPAISTSPIAVGGSVTSDKNVQELTLAVGSATAPWTEKSTPAQKRYHEAFARYAPGVTPDGASNVAWVSGELFAKALSNLGAEAAGPITSELVLKGLGTIKKDNLGGLTIPLTFKYGQDSAGPYPCWFPVLLTIKGWQAPQGNKATCL, from the coding sequence ATGACTACTGCACGACGGACCACACGGAGGCGGCTCGCTCGCGCGGGCGCCGCCACGCTGCTCGCCGGTGCCGTGGTGCTGACCAGTGGCTGCGGGACCCGTACGCCGATCGCCGAGATTGTCGCCGCGGAGGGCCGCGCGCCGGCCACGACCGGCGTCGAGGGCGGCGTGCCGACCGACCCCGGTGCGGTTGCCGCCCCCGGCGCCGTCGACCCGGGCGTTCCCGACCCCGGCGCCACGACCGACACGGGGACCGCGCCGGGCGGAACCGCCCCGGGCGCGGGGACCGCGACCACCGCGCCGGGCGCGAAGCCCGCCGCCGGTGCGGGCGCCAAGCCGGCGGCGGCGGCCGGTGGCGGCGCGACGACGCAGAGCCAGACCTGCACGAAGGTGCTGGAGCCGATCCGCATCGGCCAGGTCGGCGGGTGGACCGGCATCGTCGGCAACATCCTCTCGCCGACGCGCCTCGCCATGCAGGTGTGGGTGAAGGACATCAACGCCCGTGGCGGCATCGCCTGCCACCCGGTGCAGCTGTTCCAGGCCGACGACGGCTCCGACCCGTCACGCTCCTCCGCCGCGGTCCAGGACCTCGTCCAGAACAAGAAGGTCGTCGCGCTCGTCGGCAGCCAGGCGCCGGTGTCGATCTCCGGGTTCGCGGCGAAGGTCAACCAGCTCAAGATCCCGGCCGTCGGTGGCGACCTGATCAACTTCGAGTGGAACCGGACGCCCTACATGTTCCCGCAGGGCGGCGACCTCGACGGCGACGTGCTCGGCGCGATCAAGGTCCAGGCCGACCGTGGCTTCAAGAAGGTCGCGACGATCTACTGCGTCGAGGCGAAGCCGTGCACCGACGCCGTCGGAGTCATCGACCGCGGCAAGGACAAGATCGGGATCCAGGAGGTCTACAAGACCCAGGTCTCGATCACCTCGACCGACTACTCGGCCCAGTGCCAGGCCGCGAAGAACGCCGGCGCGGACCAGCTCCTGCTCGCGATCGACGCGTCGGCGATCAGCCGTCTCGTCCGGTCCTGCAAGGCGCTGAACTACACGCCGGCCATCTCCACCTCGCCGATCGCCGTCGGCGGGTCGGTGACGAGCGACAAGAACGTCCAGGAGCTCACGCTCGCGGTCGGCTCCGCCACCGCGCCGTGGACGGAGAAGTCGACGCCGGCGCAGAAGCGCTACCACGAGGCGTTCGCGCGGTACGCGCCCGGCGTCACCCCGGACGGTGCGAGCAACGTCGCCTGGGTCAGCGGTGAACTCTTCGCCAAGGCGCTCTCGAACCTCGGCGCCGAGGCGGCCGGCCCGATCACGTCCGAGCTCGTGCTCAAGGGCCTGGGCACGATCAAGAAGGACAACCTCGGCGGTCTCACCATCCCGCTGACCTTCAAGTACGGACAGGACAGCGCGGGCCCGTACCCGTGCTGGTTCCCGGTGCTGCTCACCATCAAGGGCTGGCAGGCACCGCAGGGCAACAAGGCGACCTGCCTGTAG
- a CDS encoding PaaI family thioesterase codes for MSADRAASVAALPSPPRTDVVTDPVGAWFGARVHRVGADAAAVTIPASAPGTGGSVFARMVQGVDIAAGVAANLAVAPQGAVTADIVLHVLNPDARGDLVCRGTMVRAGRAHAVAEVKVQDGRGELVAVATVNHGVREGVWMYLHEIEPDGSFDLAPYRLAPLGPLPDVFHTDGEIVLNERTTNPWGLGQGALLVTLVEPAAAEAGIAHLDDFTVRFIAPATVGPVRFDRTSVADRGASRLLIGELRDLGADRTVCLLTAAGPRSEGVES; via the coding sequence GGTTCGGCGCGCGCGTGCACCGGGTCGGGGCCGACGCCGCCGCGGTGACGATCCCGGCGTCGGCTCCCGGCACCGGGGGTTCGGTGTTCGCGCGGATGGTCCAGGGCGTGGACATCGCGGCCGGGGTGGCCGCGAACCTCGCCGTTGCCCCGCAGGGCGCCGTGACCGCCGACATCGTCCTGCACGTGCTGAACCCCGACGCCCGGGGCGACCTGGTCTGCCGGGGCACGATGGTGCGCGCGGGCCGGGCGCACGCGGTCGCCGAGGTGAAGGTGCAGGACGGTCGCGGCGAGCTCGTCGCCGTGGCGACCGTGAACCACGGCGTCCGCGAGGGCGTGTGGATGTACCTGCACGAGATCGAGCCGGACGGCAGCTTCGACCTGGCGCCGTACCGTCTGGCGCCGCTCGGCCCGCTGCCCGACGTCTTCCACACCGACGGCGAGATCGTCCTCAACGAGCGCACCACCAATCCGTGGGGCCTCGGCCAGGGCGCGCTTCTGGTGACGCTGGTCGAGCCGGCCGCGGCCGAGGCCGGCATCGCGCACCTCGACGACTTCACCGTTCGCTTCATCGCGCCGGCGACCGTCGGGCCGGTCCGGTTCGACCGGACGTCCGTCGCCGACCGCGGCGCGAGTCGCCTGCTGATCGGCGAACTGCGCGATCTCGGTGCCGACCGCACCGTCTGCCTGCTCACCGCCGCCGGTCCCCGTTCCGAAGGAGTCGAATCATGA
- a CDS encoding crotonase/enoyl-CoA hydratase family protein yields MIRTEKNGNVWTIVHSRFAEARNAMDPRSADDLVVAFSEFDADPEARVAVLWGEGGAFCAGWDLKYASSLTDRDQFDAEIVRGLAFPTGANPAPRGPLGPTRLELSKPVIAAVEGPAVAGGMELALWCDVRVLAEDAYFGVYCRRWGIPLLDGGTVRLPRLVGQGRAMEIILTGRQVPADEALRIGLCEQVTASGNARAAAEEMAHEIARFPQAAVRADRRSVLETYGQPVREAMRREWHNGVEAHYQEGADGAGRFAAGRGRHGDFAEI; encoded by the coding sequence GTGATCCGCACGGAGAAGAACGGCAACGTCTGGACGATCGTGCACAGCCGGTTCGCCGAGGCGCGGAACGCGATGGACCCGCGGAGCGCGGACGACCTCGTCGTGGCGTTTTCGGAGTTCGACGCGGACCCCGAGGCGCGCGTCGCGGTGCTGTGGGGCGAGGGCGGGGCGTTCTGCGCGGGCTGGGACCTGAAGTACGCGAGCAGCCTGACCGACCGCGATCAGTTCGACGCCGAGATCGTCCGGGGCCTCGCGTTCCCGACGGGGGCGAACCCGGCCCCGCGCGGTCCGCTGGGGCCGACCCGCCTGGAGCTGTCGAAGCCGGTCATCGCGGCCGTCGAGGGCCCCGCGGTCGCCGGCGGCATGGAGCTCGCGCTCTGGTGCGACGTCCGCGTCCTGGCCGAGGACGCGTACTTCGGCGTCTACTGCCGCCGCTGGGGCATCCCGTTGCTGGACGGCGGCACCGTCCGGCTCCCGCGCCTCGTCGGGCAGGGCCGTGCGATGGAGATCATCCTGACCGGGCGCCAGGTGCCCGCAGACGAGGCGCTGCGCATCGGTCTGTGCGAGCAGGTGACGGCGAGCGGCAACGCCCGCGCGGCCGCGGAGGAGATGGCCCACGAGATCGCGCGTTTCCCGCAGGCCGCGGTCCGCGCCGACCGGCGCTCGGTCCTCGAGACCTATGGCCAACCGGTGCGCGAGGCGATGCGTCGCGAATGGCACAACGGGGTCGAGGCGCACTACCAGGAGGGCGCCGACGGGGCCGGCCGCTTCGCCGCCGGCCGCGGCCGCCACGGTGACTTCGCCGAGATCTGA
- a CDS encoding TetR/AcrR family transcriptional regulator produces the protein MTEQEVAEVRTRTDRRRERTRGKLTDATRELIAEKGVAGLRIQEITERADVALGSFYNHFDSKEAVVEAVIADSLQNIAETLAADPVQDAAELVSIAIRRFVGLAYSDPEFASVVVHLNHADALFGVAVHPAARTAVQRGIAEKRFEVPDLEVAVTAILGGALAVMRAIVDGRLGKDAEIKYAEAALRSLGVSPADAAEVVRRPLKG, from the coding sequence GTGACCGAGCAAGAGGTGGCGGAAGTCCGGACCCGGACCGATCGCCGACGGGAACGCACCCGGGGGAAGCTGACCGACGCCACGCGCGAGCTGATCGCCGAGAAGGGCGTCGCGGGCCTGCGCATCCAGGAGATCACCGAACGCGCGGACGTCGCGCTGGGCTCCTTCTACAACCACTTCGACTCGAAGGAAGCGGTCGTCGAGGCCGTCATCGCCGACAGCCTGCAGAACATCGCCGAGACGCTGGCCGCCGACCCGGTCCAGGACGCCGCCGAGCTCGTCAGCATCGCGATCCGACGCTTCGTCGGCCTGGCCTACTCCGACCCGGAGTTCGCGAGCGTCGTCGTGCACCTCAACCACGCGGACGCCCTCTTCGGCGTCGCCGTCCACCCGGCCGCGCGCACCGCGGTCCAGCGCGGCATCGCCGAGAAGCGCTTCGAGGTCCCCGACCTGGAGGTCGCGGTCACCGCGATCCTCGGCGGGGCGCTCGCCGTCATGCGGGCGATCGTCGACGGCCGGCTCGGCAAGGACGCCGAGATCAAGTACGCCGAGGCCGCCCTCCGCTCCCTCGGGGTCTCCCCCGCCGACGCCGCCGAGGTCGTCCGCCGCCCGCTCAAAGGCTGA